The nucleotide window GGCACTACCGGGCTTAAATATGCTCCGAATGGGCCGTTGGGATGCCGTGCCAACATGCACTCCGTACCTTGGAGGACAGCATAAAGTTACTCCATCAGGTCAGGCAGTCAGTTCCTCCATGACCTGTTCGACCATCCCTCCAGGGAAAGATCAGTCACCAGGAAAGGCACGATGTCGTCCGTGGAATCTATGCCCAAACTAAGCCACAGTATGGAGGCCGCCGAAGAGACAACCCGGCTCCTAAACCAGATCCATGAACAAGCAGCTTGGCGACGTGAGAGGCGCCGCCTGAGATGGGCCGCGTGGCTATGGTTCACGATCACTTTGCTATTTGCCGGGCTCTCGGCTTTGCTCACTGCGAGGCGCCCAGATCTGAACCACTTTGGATCGTTTGACACGGGATACGCGACGGACCTAAGTAAGTCTTACCTTCTTGACATCTCATCTGCTCTCGCTCAtccctttctccttctttgtATCTGTCCCTTGCTTCTGTCTTCCGTCATTTCATCTTATTCCAGTCAATAGGCTTTATGCTTTCATCCTTCAGATACCCATAGGCTTACTTGGTTCCCAATCACAGAAGCAGCAGCCAAACACATCGAGCTAGAAGTGACGACTTTCGAGGGCACCCCAGGGTTCATGGACGACGGAACCGAATACATACCTGGGCGAGAGGATGGAACGCAAAGACTCAAATACACGGGCACGCCAAGCAGAGAAATCGACATCAACTGGTACAATCTTCACTTAGGCGAGGGTGAGCACATGAAAGACACACAAGACTATCCCGCCAATCATGATTGCACGGCTGCTAACACAGATGGCCGGATGCGATGTAGGCCACTTTTTCATCGTCACCGAGGAcgaagctcgagaagcaTGGGGTCCGGAATATGTGAAGTACTGGGAACCAAGAGCGGGAGGCTACGTCGCCACGTACGTCTGCCACATTTCCTTTTTGCCACCGACATCTGCGTCAAAGACGCTGTTTTGACTGACGTTTGTGATCCTCCGCAACCAGTATCGAGGTCATGCACCTTATCCATTGTTTGGCAAGTCCCACCTTTGGTCCCCCAACAGTGGCTCTCCCTCATGTGCTTCTGGCTGACACGACATAACTAGGACCACATTCGTAAAGCCTTCCATCCCGAGGCCTATCATGACCCGAATCCTGTCCATGGGATCTTGCACAGGGACCACTGCATCGAGtcgctgctgcagctgctcgtGTGCACCGCCGACCTGACGCCGATCCCATCCATGTACCGCCTCGGGTTGGGAACAAACTACATCAATACGGATCGCCCGCACACCTGCCGCAACTTCCCCAAGATTGTAGACTTTGTGAAGAACAGGTTCAACGGCACTTCCCGTGTGGAGCCgtacgccgaggccggctgGAAGAATCAACCGTAGGCCGAAGGCCCGTGGTGTGATGGTTTGGCTGAAACTTTGGAAAGCGGCCTCAACCTCCGCAATCCCGAATCAAGGTTTCACAACGGCCCGGCACCGTCTCTGAAGGATGACAGATGGAAGTCTACAGTAGTGACGGGCAATGTTAAGACTGGAAGCTTTGTAGATAAGCTCGATGTCATTGGACAAAAAGTCACCGACCCGATGATGAGGTCCCTCCTACGGGTTACCCTGTGATACCTGTGCCATATCACAGTTAGAAAAGTCTTGCAAAGATGGCCCTGCCCACGTTCGCCACGGAAACATGGGATCCAAGGTTTCAGCCTGGAAGCGGACGTGCTGCAAACTTTGGCTTGTTCGTCAGTGCAGGGTGAACTCTACATCTCACAAGACGGAAAAGAAGGTTATTGCAGCCTATTTGGGCTTGGGGCCGCTTACACGCGCCTAGTGTAGTTtaaaaagagagaaaaatgTCAAGCTGTCAATGGCTAAACCTAAGAACTGTGTCTCGATATCTCAACTAAATGATGAatctcttcccccccccccccccaaacacCACCACTTTCCTTGGAAGGGGGCGTTGCCCTAACCTTATTGGCAGTGTCTAAACACCTAGTAACTACTACCCAGAAGCAGGTGGATCTTTCAGTCGAGGGGATACAACAAACACACAGAGATGGATACCAGCACCTACAACGAGCCGTTGAATGATCGTAGTCCAGCACTGAGTGCGGAAGTCAACCACTAATCGTCTTGATGTGCTAGGAGACCAACACGAGACTTGGTCCAGCTGTTTCATTCCCTGAGGACGTGATCAGTGAGGTGTTACGACAATGCACTTTGGGAGCAAGGCGGGAAATCCTTCCAACTTGGGAGTTGGAAATACACATCGTTGGGCAAAGTTATACAGGTTGAGCAAAAGGAAAGAATCCAGACGAAATACCTGTACTGGTTCATTCTGAACCTAGCTGAAGCAAGGCACTGAATAAGACAAAGCGTAAGTGCAAAGGTTATCTTTTGCTCTTCCCCCTGGCATAATCACATGGCTGGATTAGAATTTGGAACACAGGCCAGGAGCGTGGGGCTGAAGGCTGCAGCAACACTGAGTAGCTTTACGTGACACAAAGTTGAAGGACTAGCAGGACTGCTAACCTACACTTCTAGGGTTCCTATGAAAGCAAGAATTAAGTGAGGCAAAAGACAAACGTAGAGGTAAAAGAAAAAATCAGCTGTGATTGAGTATCTTCTTGAATCTTTTTTTGATGATGGCGGAACGGTGAATCCACCACAATCGCAGTGTGGCAGTTGTGGCTCCAATAGGGCAATATACCCATCACGACATCTTTATAGTTGAAACTTTCTTACCGAGGTTTACTTCGTTCAAGACCATTTCATCAACCGCTAAAAGGCTACCAACATCTGCGGGGTAGTAGCTTCCAAGGTAGGGGCACAGTACCTATGTAACTGAACTCTAGTCTCAAAGATCTACAGTGGTCTCCAGGGCTGTTAGAGCCTGATGCTTGCAGAGGCCAAGATGGCTTGTTCAAGCACATTTGGTGTGCACAAAAGCAGTGTAGGATCAAGTAGTTTGTGCAGAGATTCCTTGAAAGTAGCTGTAGCCAGCTGGTTAGGAAGCACCATAAGACATCAATTTCACACATGAGTGTACGAATAAGCCATATTAAATAGTCACTAGCAGGAGGAATGATGCCAGAATCGTTGAGGAGCGCGCTAGATTTGACTGTTCAATGGAGAGAAACAGTGGGACATGTGGCTTCACAACATGGAGCAGCTCCGGTGTGTAGAAGGGAACAGATTACAGCCCAGCatcaaggaaaagaaaaagatgCAAATCTTGTCACAACTACTAAGATGAGGGAAGGAGTTCAAAAAGTAATACGAAAAAATAAAGACTTCAACGCATAGAGATACAGCAAGCCCACTTGGCCACATCAATCAcgttgtcctcgtcgtcgcgtgCGGCTGGTGGTTTCCGGCCATCGAAAGCTTGCCCGGCTGGTTCGCCTACCTGTGCTTCGCCACCATCCTGTCCATGACGAGATCGGCCAGCTGCAGCAGGTTGATGCTGGTGTTGGCCTCCATGGTCGAGAGCTGGACGCCAAAGTGCTGCTGGATCCAGGCCGtcagctcgacggcggcaaaggAGTCCAGGCCCAGCGAGTTGATGTTTCTCGTCAGCGACAGCTGCTTCAGCGGCGTGACCAGCACTTGGTAGATGGCCCTGCCGAGACACGATGCCAGTGACTCCCGCCGGGCGTTGGTCACGAGACCGGCGGGGTCCTCCTTTGCCCAGGAGATGATCTCCTGCGTCTCTCTCTTGATGGCATCAATGGCGCTCGCACCAGCCCGTTGCTCACCCTCACCAGATCCCGATCCCAAAGCCTTGGCCATGCGGGGGTCGCGGTTCCATACGACAGCCCGGGTTGCGTTGTCGGCCTGCGGATCCTGCGCCAGGCCCACGACGAGCTGGGCCGGGGCGGACGGGCTGACGGCGATGCCTACGGCCTGCAGGACGGTCTCCTCTCCCAGGAAGACGTAGCCGGACTTGCGGAAcagcgccgccagcgcctcgTCGCGCGCCACGGCGCCAACatggccgacgatgccgaggtcgagcacGCTGGCCGGCAGCCCGAGGCCACGGCGGTACATCGCGAAGGCGTCGAGAAAGACGTTGGCCGCGTTGTAGTTGGCCTGGCCGTGctggccgacgatgccgctgACTGAGCtgaagaggacgaagaagtcAAGTTGtactcgccggcggcggttcAGGGTGTTGTGCAGGTTCCACGCACCGCGCACCTTGGGGTCCACGACGGCGGTCCAGTCGTCCCAGGTCATGTCCCTCAACGGCCGGTCACGGAGAACCATGGGCATGTggaggacgccggcgaggccgcgCGGGGCGGAGTGTTCGGCAgccgcgacggcgcgctTGATGGCCGGGAAGTGCTCGGCACACCCGCCCacgcggacgacggcgcagcCCATGGAAGCCAGCTCGTCCACCAAGGCGATTGTTGCCGCGTCAGGATCGGATGCAGAGCGCGAGAATAGCACGAGGTGACGTGCTCCACGTGCGGCCATCCAGCGACATACGGACCTCCCGagcccgccgaggccgccgaccaGGAGATAGCTCGCATCCTCACGGAACGAAGCAAGTCCCAGACCGTCACTACCGCTCATGATATCCGCTTTTGCAAAAGCGGCAGCGTCATCGAGCGATGACCATGTCATCCGAGGAATCAGCACAGTCCCGTCGTCCgtgacgccgagctcgcggTCCATGTCCGGCCTGTCATGTTGTAGAATTCCCGGTCCGGGTCCGGGGCCGAGGTGGATCAGTCTCTCGATGATacgggcgacggcgcccgcCGTGACCCGGACGGGGGTGTTGGCCGTGTCAAGCTCGATAGTGGTGAGATCCAGTGCCGGGTACTCGGTGCGTGCGGTGCGCGTGAGGCCGATCAGCCACGCTGGGTCGGGCCGTTGACACAGCGATGCCGGCCCTGTGCTCCCCAGCTGGAGGGGCGGGAGAAGCCAGACGTGGGGATTCCGGGCTGCGAGAAGCCGGTCAACGTTGCTTCTAAAGGACTCGGCAGTCAACGCTTCCTCTGCCGGCGACTGCTCTAGGTACAGCatcgagacgacgacggcttgttcgtcgtcatcgttaTCAACAGGGAGTGGCTCGTCGCCAGAGTGAGAGACGCGAATCTCGGAATGTATCTCAATCTCATCCAAGGCACTTTGGAGTGATCGGGCAAGCTCGTCGAGTGCGGGCGTGGCAAGTATAATGACAACACGTCGCTGTCTCGAGTCGGTGTCTTTCTCGTGACTGGGAAGCAAAGCCCTCGCCGCGTGCATTCCTTTGTTTATACTACCAGAAGCGGGAGAATACCGGCCCACTAGTGTGAAGCCGAGCTGCTCCAGCTTCCTATctgtctcggtctcggtctcggcctcgccacTAGACCGGTCGACCAAGAGCCATCCCCCGGGACCGACGGGTAAAGCACACTGATGCGGAGCCGAAATGGAGCACAACCCTGTCAGGGCGGCGGGCCCatcgatgaggacgaggtcaAAATCACTATGACCCTCCTCTGGTTGTGCTGGCAGGTCTCGAGACAAGTCCAGCCACGTGGGAACGAGTCTTGCGTCGTGTGGTTCGTCCTCTTGCAGAGAAAGCTGAGCCAGACCCAGCTCTGCCGTAGTAGCGGCCGCGTAGGTCAGAGACGACAACACGTTGCCGTTGGACATGGCCTGTGTCTCGAGGGCTCGCGTCACGGCAGAGGCCAGGACTACGTCGCCGTCGTGAGCGAAGACGCAGACGCGGACGCGCGGGTTCTTGAAGGCGAACAGCCGGGCCATTTCGACGACTGAACCGACTCTTTTCGTGTCGATGAGCTCGGCGTCCGGAGCCCAGTCAAACACGGACGCAAGTTGGGGCTGCTGCGTCGTCACAGGGGCGTCTTGGGGCATGTGCCGGGCCAGCGGCGGCTTGGCCATAAACTTGACGTTGCGCAGAGAAAGCCGGCGACAAGTATTGTGGCCGAGACCTTCCCCTCTATCGTTGTCGTCCGGGGCGGACgtggtggcggtgatggtgccTTGTAAGCTTCTGCCCTTCCGTACCCAGCGAACCTCGGCGCGCATTTCCAGCCTGCCGTCCTGGGCCTTGGGGGTGCTTCCGTTGTCCTGCGGCGTCCGAGTGGTAACTGCTCCCACGGAAAGCTCTTCGATGTAGGTTGGTAGCAAGAGAAGGTCGCACTTTTCCCTGAGCCCCTGGCACATGGCGACCAGGTTCAGCTGGAGCCCCATGTCCAAGACGGCCGGGTGCAGAGCATACCCTgcttcgccttcgtcgtcctcgtcgtcataGTCGTAGACCGTGGCTGACGCCGCCAGCCGTGAGGTGGATGCTGCGATGTCTTGCAGGCCCTGCAACGAGGGGCCGTACGACAGGCCTACCGAGTCGGCAATGGAATACCATTCGGCGGAGTCGACAGTCCgtgcgtcgccgtcgccgccaccaaggcCGGTGCCAaggccggagccggagccgttATCGGTGGCGGGGCTGGGAGCGGGGCCGATGTTGGTGCCGCCATGACACGCCTTACCATTCGATGATGCGGCCGAAGCAGCACCACTAGCGGCTACTAAGCCCCGGCAGTGGCTAGTCCACCGGTCGCCATCACGGTCTGGCACCAAGGCCATGATGTGGAAATCATACCACGTGCCGTCCAGGGAGttgtcctcggcggcggcgtcgttgtcCAAGTGGTGGTCTTGGCCATGGTCTTGAGCCTGCGAGAGCCTCGTGAAAAGCTCAAATGTCGACCCCTGCGGCACGACCAGCGCCGTCTTGACCGAAACGTTGCGCATAAAGTAGCCCGTGTTGGTAACACGGCCGTGCCCAAGCCGACTGACGGCCTCGCCTGCCATTGCGACGAAGCCAGCGGCGGGAAAGACGGTCTGGCCGTCGATGACGTGGTGGCCCAGCCAGGCGGGCTGGTCGTCGGGCTCCAGCACGCAGCGCCAGCACGGCTCGATGTCGGTGGCGTCCGGAACCCGGGCGCCGAGCAGCTCGTGAGGGAGACGCCGCGCGCTCTTGTAAACGCTGGCCACGCGCGGTGGGTCCAGATACTGCGTGCCGTGGTGCCACGCGTAAGGAGGCAGATCGGTCAGACAATGTGAAGCAGGAGAAGCGGATCCATCCGGTCTGAAGATGGATTCCATGTTGGCCTCCGTGAGAGCTCCGCGCACGAACAGCTCCCCCGCCGAACGTAACAGGGCCTCGTCGGACCTCTCGCCCCGGCGCAGAGTCGCGATGTGCAAAGTCTGTGGCTCGGACGTtgtggatgatgacgatgatgacctCTGCAGTGCTGACAGCGTCTCCGCGACGGGCTTTCTGAGGGCGGGGTGAGGCCCAAtttcgaggaggagcagaccgttgttggtgttggggtTGGTGTTTCTTGGGTTGTTGGGCGAGTGCTCGCAGCTTAGCAGCTGTTCCAGAGCCTGTCGAAACAGTCTGCAtgcaaaagaagaaaaaatcAGTTTGTCAGTATTCTATGCAGCTTGATTCTTTCGTGATTGTCACGGAGAAAGGATACAAAAGTGTGACTTACACGGGCTTCGCGAGGCTGTCTCTCCAATATCGCGCACTCCCCACCAGCTTCGCGGCGTCTTGTTCCAAAGACCCTGAGACGCTGCTATACAGCGAACATGAGGACGAAAGCCGCTTGCCAGTCTCTCCTCCTTCGAGCAACGGTCTCAGCAGCTCCTCATACTTGAGCGCGCTCGGCTCGACGTGGTGGGAGTGGAAGGCCGTTCGAACCCGGAGCGCGTGGCAACGGATCTGCGAGTCCGCCTCGGCAACATTGCGGAGGGTTTCCTGCACcgcgtcatcatcgccagAAACGGTCGTACTGCTCGGACTGTTGTCGCAGGCAatgacggcgccggggcTGAGAAACCTTGCCGTCTGCTCGGCGCCCAAGCCGACAGTGGCCATGgcgcctggccgccgccgcagcgtCTTGC belongs to Colletotrichum higginsianum IMI 349063 chromosome 5, whole genome shotgun sequence and includes:
- a CDS encoding KR domain-containing protein → MAPAAPPEPIAVCGMAARLPGEVRTPAEFWDMLMAKRNGLVDWPRSSSTSDGGKSPATAGRFDAAGFQSSTPAKNTLQAPQAYLLDHVSMGDFDPSFFPVGAKEASRMDPMQRQLLEVAYECAENAGAARNLFGGNTSASSSTNTRTCTGTRKAAPDLAACKDVGVFVGVFGEDWLQENVMDSQLAGLYRGTGFLDFLQANRVSFAMDWQGPSIVVKTGCSASLVALDMACHSLRAGECAAAVVLGVNLITSPLMTLLYTAQGLLSPSGCCRTFDAAANGYGRGEAVNAVFLRRLSDAERAGDPIRALVRASATGHDGRKVGQLKPDAAAQELLIRKAYALAGIPDSQFGDTAWIECHGTGTAVGDPIEMRSVANVFGRDGIVVGSVKPNVGHSEGAAGLTGLIKAVLSLEHNVIPPNIFFNTPNPLIPWKAAQLRVPVDPVPWPDGRKKRVSVNSFGVGGSNAHVIVEACRPSKSLRPRVPTTEAARVLLLFSATHPWSLQKQVLNHRNYLLERLPASRDDVAGLLRDVAYTLGCRRHHFPLRTYTVVGVQQEPENENRDKTQAASGGLLTFVDAGHSGHVQDKTPPSRVAFVFTGQGAQSARMGYELLRDNNVFADSIHYLDQCLKTLPDNLTPDWTLFEELSKPAPESLMDETRYSLPCCAAVQIGLVNMFRAWGVLPAAVVGHSSGEVASAYAAGVLPARKAIIIAYLRGMVLEEVLDEDGKTLRRRPGAMATVGLGAEQTARFLSPGAVIACDNSPSSTTVSGDDDAVQETLRNVAEADSQIRCHALRVRTAFHSHHVEPSALKYEELLRPLLEGGETGKRLSSSCSLYSSVSGSLEQDAAKLVGSARYWRDSLAKPVLFRQALEQLLSCEHSPNNPRNTNPNTNNGLLLLEIGPHPALRKPVAETLSALQRSSSSSSTTSEPQTLHIATLRRGERSDEALLRSAGELFVRGALTEANMESIFRPDGSASPASHCLTDLPPYAWHHGTQYLDPPRVASVYKSARRLPHELLGARVPDATDIEPCWRCVLEPDDQPAWLGHHVIDGQTVFPAAGFVAMAGEAVSRLGHGRVTNTGYFMRNVSVKTALVVPQGSTFELFTRLSQAQDHGQDHHLDNDAAAEDNSLDGTWYDFHIMALVPDRDGDRWTSHCRGLVAASGAASAASSNGKACHGGTNIGPAPSPATDNGSGSGLGTGLGGGDGDARTVDSAEWYSIADSVGLSYGPSLQGLQDIAASTSRLAASATVYDYDDEDDEGEAGYALHPAVLDMGLQLNLVAMCQGLREKCDLLLLPTYIEELSVGAVTTRTPQDNGSTPKAQDGRLEMRAEVRWVRKGRSLQGTITATTSAPDDNDRGEGLGHNTCRRLSLRNVKFMAKPPLARHMPQDAPVTTQQPQLASVFDWAPDAELIDTKRVGSVVEMARLFAFKNPRVRVCVFAHDGDVVLASAVTRALETQAMSNGNVLSSLTYAAATTAELGLAQLSLQEDEPHDARLVPTWLDLSRDLPAQPEEGHSDFDLVLIDGPAALTGLCSISAPHQCALPVGPGGWLLVDRSSGEAETETETDRKLEQLGFTLVGRYSPASGSINKGMHAARALLPSHEKDTDSRQRRVVIILATPALDELARSLQSALDEIEIHSEIRVSHSGDEPLPVDNDDDEQAVVVSMLYLEQSPAEEALTAESFRSNVDRLLAARNPHVWLLPPLQLGSTGPASLCQRPDPAWLIGLTRTARTEYPALDLTTIELDTANTPVRVTAGAVARIIERLIHLGPGPGPGILQHDRPDMDRELGVTDDGTVLIPRMTWSSLDDAAAFAKADIMSGSDGLGLASFREDASYLLVGGLGGLGRSVCRWMAARGARHLVLFSRSASDPDAATIALVDELASMGCAVVRVGGCAEHFPAIKRAVAAAEHSAPRGLAGVLHMPMVLRDRPLRDMTWDDWTAVVDPKVRGAWNLHNTLNRRRRVQLDFFVLFSSVSGIVGQHGQANYNAANVFLDAFAMYRRGLGLPASVLDLGIVGHVGAVARDEALAALFRKSGYVFLGEETVLQAVGIAVSPSAPAQLVVGLAQDPQADNATRAVVWNRDPRMAKALGSGSGEGEQRAGASAIDAIKRETQEIISWAKEDPAGLVTNARRESLASCLGRAIYQVLVTPLKQLSLTRNINSLGLDSFAAVELTAWIQQHFGVQLSTMEANTSINLLQLADLVMDRMVAKHR